The window CGCTCCATCTGCGCGCGCTCGCCATTCGGGAGGCGGCCCTGGGCCCGAACCATCCCGACGTTGCCCAGTCCCTCAACAACCTCGCTCTTCTTTACGAGGACCAGGGATTGGACAGCCAGGTCAAGCCGCTCTACGAGCGCGCGCTCGCCATTCGGGAGGCGGCCTTGGGCAAGCACCATCCCTTGGTCGCCGCCTCGCTCAACAACCTTGCCGCTCTGTACCAGAAGCAGGGGTTGTACGGGCAGGCCGAGCCGCTCTACGAGCGCGCGCTCACCATCAATGAAACGGTTTTCGGCAAGGACCACCCCAGCATCGCCACCTTGGTGAACAACCTGGCCCTCATCTACGTGGAGCAGGGGATGTATGAGCGGGCCCAACCGCTCTACGAGCGCGCGCTCGCCATTCGGGAAGCAGCCCTGGGCCCGAACCATCCCGAAGTCGCCGCCTTGCTCAACAACCTCGCGATCCTCTACTGGACGCAGGGGATGTACGGCCAGGCCGAGCCGCTCTACCAGCGCGCACTCGCCATTCGGGAAGCAGCCTTGGGCAAGAACCATCCCGACGTCGCCCAATCGCTTAACAACCTCGCCATCGTCTACGCGGATCAGGGGATGTACGCGCGGGCCCAGCCGCTCTACGAGCGCGCTCTCGCCATCAAGGAAACAGCCCTGGGCAAGCACCACCCCACCGTTGCTACCTCGCTCAACAGCCTCGCCCTCCTCTACGGGGTGCAGGGGATGTACGAGCGGGCCGCGCCGCTCCATCTGCGCGCGCTCGCCATTCGGGAGGCGACCCTGGGCCCGAACCATCCCGAGGTTGCCAAGGCGCTCAACAACCTCGCCATACACAAGCTGGCCCAGCATCGCCTCGGCGAGGCCATTCCGCTGTTGACGCGTGCCTTCGCCATCTCCGAGCAGCGCCTACGCCAGGAGGCGCTCGACTTCTCAGAGGAGCGCCTGGCCAGCTTTCTCCACCTTGTGCGCACCGACGAGGAGCGCCTCTATGCGCTGGTGCGGGCTCACCCCGACAACACCCGTGTGAGGCGGCTGGCCCTGAGCGCCGCCCTGCTGCTCAAAGGCCGCTCCCTGGAGGAGACGACCGACATCTCCCGTGCTGTCTACCGGAGCCTGGGCCCTGAGGAGCGCGAGACCTTCGAGCGGTTGCGCGGGCTGCGCACCCAACGGGCCAAGCTGTCGCTTCAGGGCCCTGGTGCGCTCTCATCGGCTGCCTACCAACGGCAGCTCAAGGAACTCGCCAAGCAGGGTGACGCCCTCGAAGCGGGCCTGGCCAGACGCTCCGCACCTCTGCGCGCGCTGTCCGCGCTGCCGCCTCCAGCCGAGATTGTCGAGCGTGTCGCCAAGGCCCTGCCCAGGGATGGCGCCCTCATTGAGTTCATCGCCTATGAGGACCGCCCGCTGGAGCCCAAACCCGGCACACCCGAGTCACAGTTCGGGGGACAGCTGCGCTACCTGGCGCTGGTGCTCCTGCCTGACGCGACCATCCGTGTCCGAGATCTGGGCCCTGCCGAGCCGATGGACGTGGCCGCCACTCGGCTGCGAGACGCGCTGGCCAACCAGGACTTCGCCTTCCAACCCCACGCTCAGGCGCTTTACCAGCTGGCGTTCCAACCCCTGCTTCCGTTGTTGGGAACGACTCGCCGCCTCTTTCTCTCGGCGGATGGGCAGCTGGCACTGGTGCCCTTCGCGGCCCTGCACGACGGCCGCCAATTCCTCGTGGAGACCTTTGACTTCAGCTACCTCACCTCCGGCAAGGACCTGCTGCCTCGCCCCCAGGAGACGGTCCCCGCGGCCTCCGTGGTCGTCCTGGCCGACCCGGACTTCAGCGGTCCGCTTCAGGCACCCGCTCCCCCCCAGCAAGAGCCCTCAACGCGTGCCGAGCGCTCCGCCTCGGTCGAGCGCTTCTTCTCCACGCTGAGCGAGGCCCCAGCGCAGCGAGCCTGGGCCACGGCTTCATTGCCCGGCACGCGCCAGGAGGCCGAGGCCATCCAGCGCCTGCTGCCACAGGCCCAGCTCTTCCTGGGCCCAGAGGCCACCAAGGAGCGGCTGTTGAGCCTGCCATCCCCCGGCATCTTGCACCTGGCCACCCATGGCTTCTTCTTGAAGGACGCCTCGGCTGCGCCTCGCAAGCGTGGCGTCGGCCACTTCGGTGCGCTGGGAGAGGACCCTCTGGCCTCGAGCCCGCCGGACCCGCTGCTGCGCTCGGGCTTGCTCTTCGCTGGGGCAGGTGCGCGGCCGCCCGCCGCCTCCAACGCCGCCCAGCTTCCGCCGGAGAGTGCGCTGGCGACGGCGCTGGAGCTGGCGGGCCTGAACCTGTGGGGAACCCAGCTGGTGGTCCTGTCGGCCTGTGACACCGGGCGAGGCGAGGTGAACCTGGGCCAGGGAGTGTACGGGCTGCGCCGAGCCTTCGTGGTGGCCGGAGCGGAGACGGTGGTGATGAGCCTGTGGAAGGTGGACGACAAGACGACGAGCACGTTGATGGAGGCCTACTACCGCAATCTGCTGGAGGGGCAGGGGCGAGCCAGCGCTCTGCGCGAGGCAATGCGCTGGCAGCGTGGCACCAGGCCCCATCCGCACTACTGGGCACCCTTCATCGCACTGGGCCGGGACGCTCCGCTGCGCGCGCTGGGGCCTGGCCCGACGAGCCAACGAAGAGGCAAATGATGCGGAAAAATTCTCTCTCGCTAAGATTGATTCTGGCTTTGGGGCACTCGTTACCCATGGCCAGAACGATTGAGGGGATATGCACCGGTTGATGAAGGCATGGATTGTCACTTCAGCTCTCGCGAGCGCTTTCATTCTGGCTGGATGTGGAGGAGGTGGAGACATGGAGAATGTCCCGGCTGCTCCTCCAGTGGAGGACACGGTGCGAGAGGCCTTCGCCAATTGCGGTACCCAGACCTGTAGCGGCAGTCAGAACCTGTGCTGCGAGAACGCGTCGGGGAATTTCCAATGTACAGGCTCGCCCTATAGCTGCACCACGACCGCGGACTGCGTTGCGCACAGCGCGACGATGTTTTGCACCACGGCGCACTTCTGCGTCCATAGTCCCCAGTGGGTCGACTGTACTACCCCCTTGTAGTTCCCACTGCCCGGGACGTGCGTGGTGAGCGAGGCCTCCAATGAATGGCCTGTCCTGGCGGAGAGGTGCTTTCACGCGCTCGATCGCAACAGAGTCAGGTTTCGCGATGTGACCGGAAGATGCGCAGTTGCCTCTGCGCCTGCGGTTGCCGCGACTCTGGGGGGCGTCGGGCTCTGCCTTTTTGCGTCGCCGGTCGTCGTCACTGGGGCAGTGATTGTGATTGGGACCGTGGTGGTGGCGGTTGTCATCAAGGAGGGCCTGGATGCCTATGAACGGAGCGCATCCCGTGAGCGTGCGAAGCCCGAGACTCAGGCGCGGCCATCCAATGCGGAGGAACCCGTGGCGAACGGCGAGCCCATGCCGAGAGGCTTGGGCCGGGATTGGGTTCCCCCAGATCCGTCAGACCTGGAGCCGCGCGAACGCCGCCCCGAATGCACGCCCAAGCGGGTTCCTCCCAAGGGTGGAAATAACACGCATAACAGGTGCGCTGACAGAATCCCCTTCAATGCCGTCCCTGGCGCTAATGCGCTTGTCAATGGTAAGGCATTCGACGGGTGGCAAGTCGTCGCGGGCGTGCTTTGGAAAGTCAAGACAGACAACTTCGACTCGTACCCACAAGAGCTTCAAGACATCGTGATCAGAAAGAATGTGCGTGACTTCTTGACCGAGCTAGAGCTTGCGAGGGCATGCGGATTCAACTTCCGGGTTGGCGTGCGAAGCGCCACGCATAAAGCCATGCTGGAAACCGCCGAACGGCGACTCCAGGGCCTTATCGTCCTCATGGATTGGTGCTGAAATGCCTGCCACGCAGAGGAACCAAATCGGTATGATCGTCTATGCGCCCGCGCTCGTGGGGGATGATAGCCGCACCTTGGCTGTAGTTCGTGGGATGGAGCGCGCACGGCCTGGCTTGCGCATCGGGTTGATGATTTCCGATGAGGGGCAACTTATCCGGTTGCCGGATCGCGATGCCTTCGTCGCCCGAGAGGGCCGTCGTGGGGAAATGCCGCCGCTGCGCAGTACCGATGATAACTTCCGAGTGAGCGTAACGGGATGGGGAATTCCGGCGGGGCTTTGCCCTGGCGGCCGGGCTCAGTTTGAATTCCATGTGGCGCTGCCGCTGTCCGCTGAAGGCAGCGCTGCCGCGGAGGTTTTGCTGGAAGCCGTAGGGGAGAATGGAAGCGCGTTCTGGGGGCACGCGACGCCGGTCAGCGCGGCTGTGGACATCGCACGCCAGACGAAGAATCTACCGGACGATTTAGAGCCGCCTCCCCGCAGGCTGCCTGTAATCAAGTCCCCGAGTGCCATGCGTTCGCCGGAGATTCCCTATTACCTTGGGTGGCTGAACTACTGGTCTGCCGCTGCCGCACGAGCCATCGGGTTCCCGGATCCTGCTCGCGACGCTGAGCTGCTCTCGCGGGCGCGGCGCACGGAATCGGGCGGGTGGGTGGTGCAGCTCACCGATGCGCCGCTCGACCTCGACAACCCCGCCCACCTGGACGCGCTGAAGCGGACCTACGAGCGCTTCCCGGAGATCGGCGGGCGCGCGGTACGGTAACAGCTCGCCGTGCCCGCGTTCCTCAAGCCAGGGACGCGGGGCTTTTCATGGGGTGCCTGTCGAGCGCGCTGCGACGGCACGCTAGTACGTGCAGCGCAGGACCTGGCGGTAGGTGCCGCAGTGGCCGAAGTCCGTCGTGCCCGCGGGCTGCGAGTGGTAGCAGCTGTAGACGGTGGGGTCGCAGTCGGGGCTGGGCCAGACGTCGTAGGCGTCGCCATCGGTGACCGCGAACTCCGTCACGCGAGCGACGAGGCGCGCTGTCTTCTGCATGGCCACGCCGTCATCGGCGCCCGCGCTGAAGGTGAGCGGGACGGTGTGCGGGTCGATGGCCTGGTACAGCCCCGAGTACGACCAGTCGAGGCGGTAGCTGGGCCGGCCGTAGACCTGCGGGATGTCGTCGGGCGCCGTGACGGAGAGCCAGTCCACGTACCCGGACACCGAGGCGTGGCCGCGATAGAGCAGGTTCGTGTTGCCCTGAACGACGTAGCGGGGGTTCACCGCCTCGTCGATCCAGATGCCGCTGTCGCCGCGGAAGTCGAAGAACCGCGGGGCAATCACGATGCGCGCGGTGTACGAGCGCGGCGTGCCCGTGAAGGTGTCGACGCGGACGAAGAGCGGCAGGCCGGAGAGCACGGTGTTGAGCTCGTGGCCCTCGTGGAGGACGATCTCGAACCGGCGCTCGCTGATGATGTGCGCGTCCCCGAAGGCGTCGTCGGGGACGAAGCTCAAGACGCCCGAGAGGAAGCGGTTCGCGGTGGCGCGGATGATGAGGGCGCGGCCACCCTCACGTTCCTCGAAAGTACCGAGCGTCTCGAAGCTGAGCTCGTTGTCGCCCACCGAGGCGTAGAGGCGGGTGGCCGTCACCGCAGCGGTGCTGACGCCGGTCTCCTCCTCGGTTTCGGGAATCTCGTTGGTACAGGCCGAAAGCGCGGCGAGGCTCGCGAGGGCGAGGGTACGTAGTTGCATGGGGCGGTCTCCAAGTGAGGCCCCCGAGTACCACACGCCTGTGACATGCCGCGGGGGGACTGTGTGGGGACGCATAGATGGGATGAAGCGGCCGAACGCATAGGAGGGACAGGGGCACTGTGTACCGGGGCAGGCCACGCCCCACTTCGCTAGCCTCCGCCAGCGGCGGGTTCGATTCCCGCCGCCTCCATGCAGCACGAAACCCCGTGGCGCCAGCAAGGTGCCACGGGGTTTTCTTTTCATCCGAGACCGCCTCTCGCCGCGTGTCGGGGCTGAGGTGGGCGTAGCGCTCGGTGGCGTGCCCCAGCGCTCACCGCTTGAGCCAGTAGGAAGGACGACGGGTGAGCAAGGCCGCCATTGCAGTGCAGATAGAAAGCCCGCAGATCGGGATCCAGTCGCCAGCCCACGCGTTGCTCGAACTCAGCGATCTCGGCAGCCGTTGCGGGCGGATACGGGAAGTGCTCGCGTGAAACTTCCTCAAGCAGTTGGGACTCCGGGGCAGAGCTTTCCCAAGGAGAAGGCAGACGTTTATGACACAGTAGTAGTAGTAGAAGCTTGTCGGAGAATCGGCCAGGAGTATCTTCCTTGTACAGGTAGCCCGAGTCCGCGCTCAGCTGCTCGGGCAATACTGTACACAAGAGACTACCGACTGATGGTAGCGCCCACCGTGCCTCCACACTCCGCAGAGGTGTAGCAGCCAGCATGCAGTTTGTACGTCCCGGCCGCGGGGGCCCTGTAGGCAATCTTCGAGCCATAGCCGCCGCAGGCGTCATCGCTGTATGCCACCCGCAGGCCACTTGGGCCATAGAGTCGCAAGAAAGTGTCATCATAAGGGGATCTCCTGGTTGAGGCCCCCGACACGCCGCAAGTGCCCACCGTAAGAAGCTGACCGGCTTGGAGGGAGAAGGACCAATTCTTCGTGTTCTGCAACGCATTGTTGGTGTTAGTGGTAGTGTAGCTGTACACGGCGGAGAGGGGCCTGACGTCACTGGCATGGAGCATATCCCCCAGGTCGATCACCTCCTCGTCCGGAGTGGGCGACACGGACTCAATCGGCAGAGCCTCTCCCGTATCCTGCGGCTTGGCCTCCCTCGCGTCTGGATCGGTGGTCTCAGGCGCCTCGGGCTTCATGTCTTCTGGGGCAGGGCCGCACCCAGCGACAAGGATGACTCCGAGGACGAACAAGCACGCGCGGTTGAGTCCAGTTTTCATGAATGTTTCCTTTGAGAGAGGGGCGTGAACTGGTGTTGGGGTTGTTGTCCAGTTCGTAGCGGAATCTCGTACCCGGTCCGCACACCAGCCAGCCGCCCAGAAAGGCAGTCTTTTGTGTTATACTGGGCTTTCCTGAATGCTTGATCGATGATGGCATCGTTCTCGACATGCGCCCCATGAAGGGCGCCCGGGTCGATCCCGTCTGCCGCGTGGTGCGCGCCCAGGCCGGTCTCACCTGGGGTGAGTTGGCGGAGAGGGTGGAGAAGCCATTGACCGGACTTCCGAGGCGTATAGACAGGATAGGAGTATAGGCAGGATAGAGGCGATGTGGAGGGTGAGGGCAGGAGCGGAGGTGACGTGAAGGGCCGCTGACTGGGGTCGCCCGAGCAGTGAGCCAAGCGGGTTGACAGGCCGCGCAGCCCCTTGGAGTACACGCCGGCCCTGGCTGCCCTCCTATGAGGTGCGCGGCAGGGGCTTGGCTCTCCTGGCCCTGGCAGCTTGAGCCTCAACAGCACGCGGCCTGAGGGGGCCCGCGCGCCGGGGCTCGCCTCGCACCTGCCGTGGGCAAGCCCAAGTGCTCCAGTATCGCTCGCACTCCCCTGCCTGCCTTCACGTACGCCAAGACCCGCCGCCTGCCTCCACACCTCACGCAGGCGAACACGTCGGCGGAATTGGCAGCGCGGCGCCATCGTTGCGGCTCCAGCTCAGCCCCGGGGGCACACCAGGACAGCAGCCATCGCCGCGCTCAGCTCGGGCAGCGCTTTTCAGAACGGCGCTTTCAGAACGGCGGCGGAATTGGCAGCGCGGCGCCTTTCAGAACGGCGCCGCGAATGGCGGCGCGGCGCCATGGTTGGCGCTCCGGCCCGGCCCGGTGGCGCTCCGGGGCAGCGGCCATCGCTGCGCCCAGCTCGCGGGAAGGCCGGAAGGCCGTACGCCGATGATGAACGGGCAGAGGAGGTCGGACAGGCTCGTAGTACCGACGAAGCTGCCGAACAAGGCCAGCGGTACGGCTGCGGAGGTGGTGGAGGGAAGGAGCCTGGCCAAAGAGAAGGTGGGAGAGCAAAACACGCCCCGGACCCAGCACCGGACACAGCGTGCCCAGTGCGCTCGCCTGCCTACGCGACGCAGCAGTGCGCTTTGACGTCAGCATCCGAGGCAAGAGCCCAGTGCGGTAACTCTGCTCGCTGGGATCTGTGCGGGGGGCGGCCCGAGCCTGTACGGCGAAGGGCCGTCCCTACCGCGACCGAGGAAACAGGGATGAACACGCCCGCGCACCAAGACGCCCCCACGATGTTCTACCCGCTGAACCCCTGCGGCCATCTTCGCGGCCCCGAGGGCGGCTGCATCGGCTTTCCAGAGTGCAAGCGCGAGCCTGTGAGCGCCGACAAGATGGGGCCGCTCGTGCAGCGAGCTGGCGAACTCCGCGCGCGGCTCTTGGACCATCCTTCCCTGGCGTTCACGCGAGAGGGCCGCGCCGCCGTTGCGGACAAGCTGGGAGCGGCGGTGACTGTGGCCGAGTGCCTTAACGTGGTGCTGATCAGCCAGCTCGACGACAGGGCCGCCATGACGACGGAGGAACAAGCGACGCTGGCCACCATCGGCGCGAACGTGGAGATGCGGGTGCGGGATCTCCGCGAACTCTTCACGGCATGGACTGCAGCGGGCCAATCCTGAAGCCCGGGGGAGCACCCGCTGTGCGGTCGGGTCCTCCGTCATGTTGCACGTATGTCGCAGGAACGTGCG is drawn from Hyalangium ruber and contains these coding sequences:
- a CDS encoding DUF6310 domain-containing protein translates to MIGTVVVAVVIKEGLDAYERSASRERAKPETQARPSNAEEPVANGEPMPRGLGRDWVPPDPSDLEPRERRPECTPKRVPPKGGNNTHNRCADRIPFNAVPGANALVNGKAFDGWQVVAGVLWKVKTDNFDSYPQELQDIVIRKNVRDFLTELELARACGFNFRVGVRSATHKAMLETAERRLQGLIVLMDWC
- a CDS encoding DUF5953 family protein encodes the protein MIVYAPALVGDDSRTLAVVRGMERARPGLRIGLMISDEGQLIRLPDRDAFVAREGRRGEMPPLRSTDDNFRVSVTGWGIPAGLCPGGRAQFEFHVALPLSAEGSAAAEVLLEAVGENGSAFWGHATPVSAAVDIARQTKNLPDDLEPPPRRLPVIKSPSAMRSPEIPYYLGWLNYWSAAAARAIGFPDPARDAELLSRARRTESGGWVVQLTDAPLDLDNPAHLDALKRTYERFPEIGGRAVR
- a CDS encoding FAD-binding protein, producing MIDDGIVLDMRPMKGARVDPVCRVVRAQAGLTWGELAERVEKPLTGLPRRIDRIGV